From the genome of Pseudomonas helvetica:
ACGACAAAACTGGCCAGCGCCAGTTGTGGTTTGCCCAACAGGCGAATGCCATTGCGCGCCTGCAAGCCCTTCAACAGGTAATCATGCAGCGCGGCTTCGTGGGCGCACACGGCGTCCTGGTCGAGACCGGCGAGATAGTCGAGGGTCGCGCCCAGGCCAATCACGCTGGCAATCGGCGGTGTGCCGGCTTCAAAGCCCAGCGGGGCTGGGCGGAAGCGTGCGTCGTGGTAGTTGGCGTCCAGCACCATCTCGCCGCCGAACTGCCATGGGCGCAACTGCTGCAAGGCTTCGTTGCGGCCATACAGCACGCCGAGACCGTCCGGGCCATAGAGTTTGTGGCTGGAAAAAACGTAAAAGTCGCAACCCAGTGCCTGCACGTCATGGCGGCCATGGACCACGCCTTGGGCGCCATCGACCACGGTCAAGGCGTTCTGCGCCTTGGCCAGCGCCAGTAACGGCGCTAACGGCTGCCATGCGCCGAGCACGTTGGACAACTGGCTGACCGCCAGCAATCGCGTGCGCGGGCCGATCAACCGGGTGGCGGCGTCGAGATCGATCAGGCCGTCCGCGTCCAGTGGCAACACCACCAATTTCAGCTCGCGACGGTGCGCCAATTGCTGCCATGGCAACAGGTTGGCGTGGTGTTCCAGGGCGCTGATGACAACCTCATCGCCCGGATTGAACAGGTGTTCCAGGCCGTAGGCCAGGAGGTTCAGCGCAGAGGTTGCGCCGTGGGTAAAGATGATTTGCCCGCTGTTGCCGGCATTGAGCCAATGCGCGACTTTGCTGCGGCTGCCTTCGAACGCCTGCGTGGCATGGGCGCCGGGCAGGTGTTGCGCACGATGAACGTTGGCCGCGCCGTTGGCGTAGTAGTGCGCCAGCGCATCGAGCAGGGCTTGGGGTTTCTGGGTGGTGGCGGCGTTGTCCAGATAGGTCTGGTCTTGCCGTTGCAGAGCGGCGATGGCCGGAAAATCGGCGCGCCAGGGAGAAGGAATCATCATGCCATCGGGCCCTGATAAACATGGGCGGGTGTACGCCTGGCCCTGTAGGAGCAGAACTTGCTCGCGATGCTTTTGGCGGCCTCAAGGGCCCCATCGCGAGCAAGAGCTAGGCGCCCCCTGCTCCTACAGAGATCGTTTGGTGCACTGCTTAGTTGTGAGCGTGCAGCGCTTCGTTCAGTTCGATGGCCGATTTGTGGGTTTTGCATTCCACGGCACCGGTCTCCGAATTGCGGCGGAACAACAGGTCAGGCTGGCCGGCCAGTTCGCGGGCCTTGAGTACTTTGACCAGTTTGTTGTTCTCGTCCAGCAGTGCCACTTTGGTGCCAGCGGTCACGTACAGGCCCGACTCAACAGTGTTGCGGTCGCCCAATGGAATGCCGATACCGGCGTTGGCGCCGATCAGGCAGCCTTCGCCGACCTTGATCACGATGTTGCCGCCGCCCGACAGGGTGCCCATGGTCGAGCAACCGCCGCCCAGGTCCGAACCCTTGCCGACGAACACGCCCGCAGAGACGCGGCCTTCGATCATGCCAGGGCCTTCGGTGCCGGCGTTGAAGTTGACGAAACCTTCGTGCATCACAGTGGTGCCTTCGCCCACGTAGGCACCCAGACGAATACGTGCCGCGTCAGCGATACGCACGCCAGCCGGTACGACGTAATCGGTCATTTTCGGGAACTTGTCGACCGAGAACACTTCCAGCAGCTCGCCACGCAGACGGGCTTCCAGTTGATGTTCGGCCAGCTCGTTCAGGTCGATTGCGCCCTGGCTGGTCCAGGCCACGTTCGGCAGCAACGGGAAGATCCCGGCCAGGTTCAGGCCGTGTGGCTTGACCAGGCGATGGGACAGCAGGTGCAGCTTGAGGTAGGCCTCAGGGGTGGAGCTCAGTTGTGCGTCTTCGGCCAGCAGGGTGGCGACCAGCGGCTTGTGGCTTTCGGCCAGGCGGGTCAGCAACGCCGCTTGAGCAGCGTCGGCACCTTTCAGGGCTTCAGCCAGTTGCGCGGCCTGGGCGGTAGTGAAAGCGATAGCCTGATTGCCTTCGGTGTAGCCCAGAATCGGCGCGATAGCGGCGACCAGCTCAGCCGATGGCTTGAGTACCGGAGCTGCGTAAAACACTTCCAGCCATGCACCTTGACGGTTTTGAGTGCCGACACCAAAGGCCAGGCTGAACAGGGTAGTGGACATGTTTATACCTCTAACAAAATTGAACGGGCTGGCTTACTTGAGCGCTGCCGCGTAAATGTCTGGCTTGAAGCCAATCAGGGTTCGGTCACCGAGATCGAGCACCGGGCGCTTGATCATCGAAGGTTGTGCGAGCATCAATTCGATAGCTTTCGCCTGGTCGAGATCGGCTTTACGTTCGTCGTCGAGTTTGCGAAAGGTCGTGCCTGCACGGTTGAGCACCACTTGCCAGCCGTGCTCGTTGCACCACTGGGTCAGGTGTTCACGGTCGATTCCGGCCGTTTTGTAATCATGAAAGTCAAAATGCACAGCGTTTTCATCGAGCCAGGTGCGCGCCTTTTTCATGGTGTCGCAGGCTTTGATGCCGAAAAGGTGCAACGTTTTGCTTGAAGCGGTCAAGGAATTGCCCCCCTTTGGAGGTGCTGGAAATAAAAGATCAAGGATTATGCCATGAGCGAGCGGGTTCGGCGTCGGCCATGACCGGGCTTTGTCGCATTGCCGATGGCAGCTGTCAGCGGGCAGCTTAAGCGACCAATATGGCACTTCAACGGCGATTGATCGGGAACTCTGGTCGGATTTCATGCAGGAGCTGCCTGCGGCAACTCCTGCGGGCGATGTAACAGTTATCGACGGCGCAGAATGAAGTCGCGAATCCGTTCTGCCGCTTCAACGCATTCCGCCAAAGGCGCGACCAATGCCAGGCGCACTCGGCCAGCCCCCGGATTGAAACCGTCAACCTCGCGGGACAGGTATGAGCCTGGCACCACCGTCACGTGTTCTTCGACAAACAGATCACGGCAGAAGGCGGCATCATCGCCTTCGACGTTCGGCCACAGGTAGAAACCGCCGTCCGGGCGCTGTACGTCCATCACCGGGCTGAGGATTTCCAGTACCGCATCGTACTTCTCGCGGTACAGCGCACGGTTGGCCCGCACATGCACTTCGTCATTCCACGCGGCAACGCTGGCGAGTTGGGTCTGAACCGGCATGGCGCAGCCATGGTAGGTGCGATACAGCAGGAAGCCCTTGAGAATCTCGGCATCGCCGGCGACGAAACCCGAGCGCAGGCCCGGCAGGTTGGAACGCTTGGACAGGCTGTGGAACACCACGCAGCGTTTGAAATCCTTGCGACCCAGTTCCACGCAGGCGCTGAGCAGGCCTGGCGGTGGGGTCTGTTCGTTGAAGTAGAGCTCGCTGTAGCACTCGTCGGCAGCGATCACGAAGTCGTGTTCATCGGCCAGGGCGATCAGTTTCTTCAGGGTTTCGACCGGGATCAGCGCCCCCGTCGGGTTGCCCGGCGAGCACAGGAAGAGGATCTGGCAGCGCTTCCAGATATCGTCCGATACGGCGTCGAAGTCCGGGTTGAAGCCGTTTTCATCCAGGCACGGCAGGTAATGCGGCTTGGCGCCTGCGAGGAACGCTGCGCCTTCATAGATCTGGTAGAACGGGTTCGGGCTGACGATCAGTGCATCGTCGCCGCGATTGACCACGGTCTGGGTGAAGGCGAACAGCGCTTCGCGAGTGCCGTTGACCGGCAGCACGTTGCGCGCCGGATCGATCCAGCCACTCGGCACGCCAAAGCGCCGCTCGCACCAGCCGGCAATGGCTTCCCGCAGGGCCGGGATGCCAAGCGTGGTCGGGTACACCGCCATCTGATCCAGATTGCTCGCCAGCGCTTCAGCGACAAAGCTTGGCGAACGGTGCTTCGGTTCGCCGATGGACAACGCAATCGGGCGCTTGTCCGGGTTTGGCGTCACCGCACCGAGCAGGGCGCGCAGTTTCTCGAACGGGTAAGGCTGGAGCTGGTTCAGAGCGTTGTTCATCGGTGCGGGGTCTCACTCAAAAGCAGTTAAATCATGGCGCGCATTCAGATGCTGATGCGCGACAGTTCGATAGAGGGTTCGGGGCTGACGCTCAGTTGTTCGACGATCGCATCCTGCAAGCGACTGCACAGTTGCGGGTCGGACAACGGGTGATTGCTCGCGTCGGTGATGAAGAACACGTCTTCGACCCGCTCGCCGAGGGTGGCAATCTTGGCATTCTGCAGCGACAGGTCGAATTCGAGAAAGATTGTTCCGATCCGTGCCAACAGACCCGGACGGTCGGGGGCGCTGAGTTCCAGCACCGTCACCTGACGCTGGGCGTCGTTGTGGATCGTCACTTGCGGTGCGAACGCAAAGTGCTTGAGCTGACGCGGCACCCGACGCTGGATGATGGTCGGGTAGTTGTCCGGGTTGCGCAGGGCCTCGGTCAGGCCGTCGCGGATCTGTTTGACCCGCGCCGGGTTGTCGCCAATCGAGTCGCCGTCGGTGTCGAGCACGATATAGGTGTCGAGGGTGAACTGGCTGGTCGAGGTGATCACCCGGGCGTCGTGAATGTTCAGGTTGAGCTGGTCCATCGCCGCCACGGTCACGGCGAAGAAGTCGTGCTGGTCCGGCGCATAGATGAAGATCTGCGTGCCGCCCTCGAACTCGCGCTGGGTGGTTTCCTTGATCAGTACCAGTGGCCCGCCGTCGGCTGGCTGCTGGAGGATCGCCTCAGTGTGCCAGGCCACGTCGCCAGCGGTGTGACGCAGGAAATAGTCGTCGCCCAGTTGCGACCAGAGCTGTTCGACATCATCCGGGTCAGTGCCGCCGCGTACCAGAATATCCAGGGCGGCGCGTTGGGTCTGGCGGATCTGTTCTTCACGATCGACCGGGTTTTCCAGGCCACGGCGCAAGGCGCGCTTGGTTTCGGTGTAGAGCTGGCGCAACAGACTGGCGCGCCAGGAGTTCCACAGCGTCGGGTTGGTAGCGTTGATGTCCGAAACGGTCAGCACGTACAGGTAGTCGAGGCGGGTTTCGTCGCCGACGATCTGCGCGAAGTCGTGGATCACTTGCGGGTCGGACAGGTCTTTGCGCTGGGCGGTGGTCGACATCACCAGGTGGTTTTGCACCAGCCAGACAATCAGTCGGCTGTCCCACAGAGGCAGTTGATGGCGTTGGCAAAACGCTTCGGCGTCGACCGCCCCGATATCCGAGTGATCGCCATGCCGGCCCTTGCCAATGTCGTGGTACAGCCCGGCAAGGTAGATCAGCTCCGGCTTGGGCAGTTTGCCCATGAGCTTGCTGGCCAGCGGGAATTTCTCGGACACCTGGGTGTACTGCAGCTTACGCAGGTGTTTGATCAGGTTCAGGGTGTGGGCGTCGACCGTATAAATATGGAACAGGTCGTGCTGCATCTGCCCGACGATAAAACCGAACTCTGGCAGGTAGCGCCCGAGAATGCCGTAACGGTTCATCCGTCGCAGGTTGCGGTGGATGCCGATCTTGCATTTGAACAGTTCGATGAACAGGCTGGTATTGCGAATGTCGTTGCGGAAGTCGTCATCGATCAGGTGCCGGTGTTCGCGCAGCAGGCGAATGGTGTCAGCCCGCACGCCCTTGATTTCCGGCTGTTGGGCCATCAGCACGAAAATTTCCAGCATGGCAAACGGTGTGCGTCTGAACACGTTGGTGTTGATCGCCTCGATGTAGCCGTCATGCAACTGGAAGCGCGAGTTGATCGGTTGCGGCGGCGCTTCATCTTCCGGCGCGAGGATGACTTCCTCGAAATGCTGGATGATCAGGTCGCTGAGCTGGGCAATGCTCATCACCACCCGGTAGTACTGCTGCATGAAGTTTTCGATGGCGTGCTTGGCGTCATCGCCTTCAAAGCCCAGCAGCCCGGCGATCGAGCGTTGGTGATCGAACAGCAAGCGGTCTTCGGCGCGGCCAGCAAGCATGTGCAGGGCGTAACGAACCTTCCACAAAAACTCCTGGGACGAGGCGAGAAGGGCGTTTTCGCTTTCGACCAGGAAGCCTTCGCCCGCCAGTGCGCGCAGGTTCAGCGTGCCGTATTGGCGGCGTGCCACCCACAGAATCGTCTGAATATCCCGTAGGCCGCCAGGCGAGCCTTTGACGTTGGGTTCCAGGTTGTATTCGGTGTCGTTGTATTTGTGGTGACGTGCCTTCTGTTCAGCACGTTTGGCCAGGAAAAAATCCTTGGCCGGCCACATGTGCTCAGTGCTGGTGACATCGAGCATGCGCTGGCGCAAGTGCTCGGGGCCGGCAATGGTGCGGCTCTCCATCAGGTTGGTGATGATGGTCAGGTCGGCGCGGGCTTGTTCGGCGCATTCGTCCACCGAGCGTACGCTTTGGCCAACTTCCAGGCCGATGTCCCATAGCAGCGTCAGAAAACGCTCGATGGAGTCGCGGAAAACTTCGTGATCGGCGTTATCCAGCAGAATCAGCAAATCGATGTCGGAGTAGGGGTGCAGTTCGCCGCGACCGTAGCCGCCGACCGCGACCAGCGCGATGTCGGCGTCTTCACTCCAATTGAACTGCTCCCAGGCCTGTTGCAGGATGTTGTCGACGAACCAGGCGCGATCTTCTATCAGCCGGCGAATATCCCGTCCGCTGCGAAATCGCGCGTCGAGCACCTCTTGTGCCTGGCGGATGGCCTTCTTGAAGGCCGCGATCGGGCTTGCCTTCAGGGCCAGTTCTGCCTGGAACTGGCCGCGGTCGAAGAGTTCGGGATCCACCTGCGGCATCGATTGGCTTTCCTTCTATAGGCTGGGTGCAGAACTTGTCGGATCAGGCCGAAACGCGAGGGATGGTGTCATCGCTGCGCAGGGTGAAGATCTCGTAGCCGGTTTCGGTCACCAGCAGGGTATGTTCCCACTGGGCCGACAGCTTGCGATCCTTGGTGATCGCGGTCCAGCCATCGCCGAGGACCTTGGTGTCGGCACGGCCCTGATTGATCATCGGCTCGATGGTGAAGGTCATGCCGGCTTTCAGTTCCATGCCGGTACCGGCGCGGCCGTAATGCAGGATTTGCGGTTCTTCGTGGAACACCTTGCCGATGCCATGGCCGCAGAACTCGCGAACCACCGAGAAGCCGTTCTTTTCAGCGTGCTTCTGGATGACTTCGCCGATATCGCCGAGGCGGCAGCCGGGCTTGACCAGTTCGATGGCCTTGTACATGCATTCCTGGGTGACCTGCGACAGGCGCTCGGCCCAGACCGGCACGGTGCCGACGTGGAACATGCGGCTGGTGTCGCCGTGATAGCCATCCTTGATCACGGTGACGTCGATGTTCAGCGTGTCGCCGTCTTTCAGTGGCTTCTCGTTCGGGATGCCGTGGCAGACCACGTGGTTGATCGAGGTGCAGATCGACTTCGGAAAGCCTTTGTAGTTGAGCGGGGCAGGGATGGCTTTCTGCTCGTTGACGATGTAGTCGTGGCAGATGCGGTCCAGCTCTTCGGTCGTGACGCCCGGCTTGACGTATTCGGCAATCATTTCCAGCACGTCGGCGGCAAGCTTGCCGGCGATCCGCATTTTTGCGATGTCCTCTGGGGTTTTGAGGGTGACGGTCATACAGGTTCTCTCTACGCTCAGTGGCGCTTTCTATACGGAATGGGCCTGCGTGATGCTGCTCGCAGCCCTGAAAAACACGATTCTAACAGACGATCACGGCGAATCCGCGCCTCTGTGCATCGCTTCTCTCTATAGAATGGCGCATTCTGGGGGGATTCCAAGGGCCGGAACCAAAGCACTGATCAGGTTTTAAGAATCCGGGTTTCGTTTTCGCCCTCCTTGTGATATAAAATGCGCCGCTTTCCGGGTATACCCCGAAAAGCTTAAATCCACACACGTGTCGACACGATGACCTGGGTGCCTTCAGCTGATGCTGCTGGTTGGTCATTGGGATACGTGGAGGCCAAACCCGACTTATTAAGGAACTATCATGTCCCAAGTCAACATGCGCGATATGCTGAAGGCCGGTGTGCACTTCGGTCACCAGACCCGTTACTGGAACCCGAAAATGGGTAAGTACATTTTCGGCGCGCGTAACAAGATCCACATCATCAACCTTGAAAAAACCCTGCCAATGTTCAACGAAGCTCTGACTTTCGTAGAGCGTCTGGCCCAGGGCAAAAACAAGATTCTGTTCGTCGGCACCAAGCGTTCCGCTGGCAAGATCGTTGCTGAAGAAGCAGCACGTTGCGGTTCGCCGTACGTCGATCACCGCTGGTTGGGCGGCATGCTGACCAACTTCAAAACCATCCGTGCTTCCATCAAGCGTCTGCGTGACCTTGAAGTGCAAGCCGAAGACGGTACTTTCGCCAAGCTGACCAAGAAAGAGGCGCTGATGCGCACTCGCGACCTGGAAAAGCTCGATCGTTCCCTGGGTGGTATCAAGGACATGGGCGGTCTGCCTGACGCACTGTTCGTTATCGACGTTGATCACGAGCGCATCGCGATCACCGAAGCCAACAAACTGGGCATCCCGGTTATCGGCGTAGTCGATACCAACAGCAGCCCGGAAGGCGTTGACTACATCATCCCAGGCAACGATGACGCAATCCGCGCTATCCAGCTGTACATGGGTTCGATGGCTGACGCTGTAATCCGCGGTCGCAACCACGTTGCTGGCGGCACCGAGCAGTTCGTTGAAGAAGCTCCGGTAGCAGCAGCTGAGTAATTGACGCCTTGGCGTTGACTCAGTAAGCAAAAAGGGGGCTTGGCCCCCTTTTTGCCACCTCGAAAACCATTTGTTGGCGCCTGTTTTCAGGATGCCGCTACTGCATCTGTAATGTGCAGCAGCTAACAAGGGTGGTTCGGGAAGAATTGAACGCCCGTTCGATCGGGTGGAATGGTTGATAACCTATCCAAGAGGAATTTTGAAATGGCAGAGATTACTGCAGCGTTGGTCAAAGAACTGCGCGAGCGTACTGGCGAAGGCATGATGGACTGCAAGAAAGCCTTGACCAAGGCTGGCGGCGACATCGAGAAAGCCATTGATGACATGCGTGCTTCGGGCGCCATCAAGGCCGCCAAAAAAGCAGGCAACGTTGCTGCTGAAGGCGCGATCGCTCTGAAAGAAGACGGTAAATCCGCAGTCCTGCTGGAAGTGAACTCGCAGACTGACTTCCTGGCTCTGCAGGACGACTTCAAGGTATTTGTTGCTGCTAGCGTTGAAAAAGCGTTCGCCGACAAGATGACTACCGTTGAGCCTCTGATCGAAGCTCAAGAAGCTGCTCGCCTGGTATTGGTCGGCAAGGTTGGCGAAAACGTCAACATCCGTCGCCTGACTCGCGTTGAAGGTGATGTTGTTGGTGGTTACCTGCACGGCAACAAGATCGGTGTAGCTGTTGTTCTGAAGGGCGGCGACGTTGAGCTGGCCAAAGACATCGCTATGCACGTAGCGGCTACCAACCCTGAATTCCTGCTGCCGTCGGAAGTTTCCGCTGAAGCGATCGAGCGCGAGAAAGGCGTGTTCCTGACCCTCAACGCTGACAAAATCGCCGGCAAGCCAGAAAACATCGTTGAAAACATGGTCAAAGGCCGTATCAGCAAGTTCCTGGCTGAAGCGAGCCTGGTTGAGCAGGCGTTCGTCAAGAACCCTGAAATCAAGGTTGGCGAACTGGCCAAGAAAGCCGGTGCTGAAATCGTTTCTTTCACTTACTTCAAAGTAGGCGAAGGCATCGAGAAGCCAGTCGACAACTTCGCTGAAGAAGTTGCTGCTCAACTGGCTGCTGCCAAGCAGTAAGACGGTTTTTTAACTGTCGCCCTGAAGAGGCTGCCCGCTTACGCGCGCAGCCTCTTTTCAGATGGGGAAGCCAATTTATTTGGTTTTCCGTCGGAACTGGCTTACAAAGCCGTGTTCCGATGGCGCTGTGACAGCGTCACGTTAGAGTAAACGCAGGCTGCAAACAGCCCGCAAAGAATTTTTTAAAATACGCCGCAGGAGAGATTCGCAATGGCTCAGCAGGGCAGTGGTTATCAGGCTCGCTATAAACGCATTCTACTCAAGCTTAGCGGCGAGGCCTTGATGGGCTCCGAAGAGTTCGGGATCGACCCCAAGGTTCTGGATCGCATGGCACTGGAAGTCGGCCAACTGGTCGGTATCGGTGTTCAGGTCGGTCTGGTGATTGGTGGTGGTAATCTGTTCCGCGGCGCGGCACTGAGTGCGGCCGGCATGGATCGGGTGACTGGCGACCACATGGGCATGCTTGCCACTGTGATGAACGCCCTGGCCATGCGTGATGCGCTGGAACGTGCGAATATCTCGGCCATCGTGATGTCGGCTATTTCGATGGTGGGCGTGACCGATCACTACGATCGCCGCAAAGCCATGCGTCACCTGAACTCCAAGGAAGTGGTCATTTTCGCTGCCGGTACCGGCAACCCGTTCTTCACCACCGACTCGGCAGCCTGCTTGCGTGCGATCGAGATCGATGCTGACGTTGTGTTGAAGGCGACCAAGGTTGATGGTGTTTACACCGCTGACCCATTCAAAGACCCGCATGCCGAGAAGTTCGATCATCTGACCTACGATGAAGTACTGGATCGCAAGCTGGGTGTGATGGATCTGACGGCTATTTGCCTGTGCCGCGACCACAAGATGCCGCTGCGCGTATTTAATATGAACAAGCCCGGCGCCCTGCTGAACATCGTACATGGCGGCGCTGAAGGAACCCTGATCGAGGAAGGCGAGCAATGATCAACGAAATCAAGAAAGACGCTCAAGAGCGCATGACCAAATCCCTGGAGTCCCTGGCCCACGCTTTTGGTCAGATTCGTACAGGCAAGGCGCACCCAAGCATCCTGGGCAGCGTGATGGTGCCTTACTACGGTTCGGATACTCCTTTGAGCAGTGTGGCCAACGTCACCGTGAAGGACTCCCGGACCCTGCAAGTCGTGGCTTTCGAGCGCAACATGCTCGCCGCGGTCGACAAGGCGATCCAGAGTGCTGGCCTGAACCTCAACCCGACGAACCTGGGTGAGTTGCTGCTGATCTCCATGCCGGCCTTGACCGAGGAGACCCGCAAGGGCTTCACCAAGCAAGCGCGCAGCGCAGCCGAAGATGCTCGTGTCGCGGTGCGTAATATTCGCCGTGATGCACTGGGCGACCTGAAGAAGCTGGTCAAGGATAAGGAAATCAGCGAAGACGAAGAGCGTCGCGCGAGTGCCGATATCGACAAGTTGATCAAAGACTTCGAGGCTCAGATCAACAAGCTCACTGAAGACAAAGAAAAGGACCTGATGGCCGTATAAGGGGTCAGGACGCCTTCATGGAAAAGACCAAGCAGCCAGTGCTGTCCTCGGTGCCGCGCCACGTCGCGATCATCATGGACGGTAATAATCGCTGGGCTAAAAAACGTTTCTTGCCCGGTGTTGCCGGGCACAAGGCTGGCGTCGATGCTGTGCGCGCGGTTATTGAGGTGTGCGCTGAGGCCGGGGTTGAAGTACTGACCCTGTTCGCCTTCTCCAGTGAAAACTGGCAGCGTCCGGCCGATGAAGTCAGCGCCTTGATGGATTTGTTTTTCAAGGCGTTGCGTCGCGAGGCCAAGCGCCTCAACGACAACAACATCACGTTGCGTATTATCGGCGATCGTTCGCGCTTTCATCCCGAGCTTCAGGCCGCCATGCGTGAGGCGGAGGCAATGACCGTCGGCGCCAATCGTTTTGTCCTGCAGATCGCGGCCAACTACGGCGGCCAATGGGATATCGCCCAGGCAGCCCAACGTCTGGCGCGAGAGGTTCAGGCCGGGCATTTACGTCCGGACGACATTACTCCGCAATTGCTGCAGACCTGTCTGGCTACCGGTGATCTGCCGTTGCCGGATTTGTGCATTCGTACCGGTGGCGAGCATCGCATCAGCAACTTCCTGCTGTGGCAATTGGCGTACTCCGAGCTGTATTTCTCCGACCTGTTCTGGCCGGACTTCAAACACGAAGCCATGCGTAACGCATTGGCCGATTTCGCTTCTCGCCAGCGTCGCTTCGGTAAAACGAGTGAGCAGGTCGAGGCTGGAGCCCGGGTTTAATGCTTAAACAACGAATCATCACTGCGCTGATCCTGCTGCCGATCGCCCTGTGCGGATTTTTTCTGCTCGAGGGCTCCGGTTTTGCGCTGTTTATCGGCCTGGTCGTGACTCTTGGTGCCTGGGAATGGGCGCGTCTGGCAGGTTTCACTGCTCAACCAATGCGTGTCGCTTATGCCGCGTTGGTCGCGGCGATGCTGTTTGTCATGCATGTGCTGCCGGGGCTTTCGCCCTGGGTG
Proteins encoded in this window:
- a CDS encoding cysteine desulfurase, with amino-acid sequence MMIPSPWRADFPAIAALQRQDQTYLDNAATTQKPQALLDALAHYYANGAANVHRAQHLPGAHATQAFEGSRSKVAHWLNAGNSGQIIFTHGATSALNLLAYGLEHLFNPGDEVVISALEHHANLLPWQQLAHRRELKLVVLPLDADGLIDLDAATRLIGPRTRLLAVSQLSNVLGAWQPLAPLLALAKAQNALTVVDGAQGVVHGRHDVQALGCDFYVFSSHKLYGPDGLGVLYGRNEALQQLRPWQFGGEMVLDANYHDARFRPAPLGFEAGTPPIASVIGLGATLDYLAGLDQDAVCAHEAALHDYLLKGLQARNGIRLLGKPQLALASFVVEGVHNADLAHLLTEQGIAVRAGHHCAMPLLKSFELAGAIRVSLALYNDSEDLEHFFEALDQALELLR
- the dapD gene encoding 2,3,4,5-tetrahydropyridine-2,6-dicarboxylate N-succinyltransferase, whose translation is MSTTLFSLAFGVGTQNRQGAWLEVFYAAPVLKPSAELVAAIAPILGYTEGNQAIAFTTAQAAQLAEALKGADAAQAALLTRLAESHKPLVATLLAEDAQLSSTPEAYLKLHLLSHRLVKPHGLNLAGIFPLLPNVAWTSQGAIDLNELAEHQLEARLRGELLEVFSVDKFPKMTDYVVPAGVRIADAARIRLGAYVGEGTTVMHEGFVNFNAGTEGPGMIEGRVSAGVFVGKGSDLGGGCSTMGTLSGGGNIVIKVGEGCLIGANAGIGIPLGDRNTVESGLYVTAGTKVALLDENNKLVKVLKARELAGQPDLLFRRNSETGAVECKTHKSAIELNEALHAHN
- a CDS encoding arsenate reductase encodes the protein MKKARTWLDENAVHFDFHDYKTAGIDREHLTQWCNEHGWQVVLNRAGTTFRKLDDERKADLDQAKAIELMLAQPSMIKRPVLDLGDRTLIGFKPDIYAAALK
- the dapC gene encoding succinyldiaminopimelate transaminase, which codes for MNNALNQLQPYPFEKLRALLGAVTPNPDKRPIALSIGEPKHRSPSFVAEALASNLDQMAVYPTTLGIPALREAIAGWCERRFGVPSGWIDPARNVLPVNGTREALFAFTQTVVNRGDDALIVSPNPFYQIYEGAAFLAGAKPHYLPCLDENGFNPDFDAVSDDIWKRCQILFLCSPGNPTGALIPVETLKKLIALADEHDFVIAADECYSELYFNEQTPPPGLLSACVELGRKDFKRCVVFHSLSKRSNLPGLRSGFVAGDAEILKGFLLYRTYHGCAMPVQTQLASVAAWNDEVHVRANRALYREKYDAVLEILSPVMDVQRPDGGFYLWPNVEGDDAAFCRDLFVEEHVTVVPGSYLSREVDGFNPGAGRVRLALVAPLAECVEAAERIRDFILRRR
- a CDS encoding [protein-PII] uridylyltransferase; translation: MPQVDPELFDRGQFQAELALKASPIAAFKKAIRQAQEVLDARFRSGRDIRRLIEDRAWFVDNILQQAWEQFNWSEDADIALVAVGGYGRGELHPYSDIDLLILLDNADHEVFRDSIERFLTLLWDIGLEVGQSVRSVDECAEQARADLTIITNLMESRTIAGPEHLRQRMLDVTSTEHMWPAKDFFLAKRAEQKARHHKYNDTEYNLEPNVKGSPGGLRDIQTILWVARRQYGTLNLRALAGEGFLVESENALLASSQEFLWKVRYALHMLAGRAEDRLLFDHQRSIAGLLGFEGDDAKHAIENFMQQYYRVVMSIAQLSDLIIQHFEEVILAPEDEAPPQPINSRFQLHDGYIEAINTNVFRRTPFAMLEIFVLMAQQPEIKGVRADTIRLLREHRHLIDDDFRNDIRNTSLFIELFKCKIGIHRNLRRMNRYGILGRYLPEFGFIVGQMQHDLFHIYTVDAHTLNLIKHLRKLQYTQVSEKFPLASKLMGKLPKPELIYLAGLYHDIGKGRHGDHSDIGAVDAEAFCQRHQLPLWDSRLIVWLVQNHLVMSTTAQRKDLSDPQVIHDFAQIVGDETRLDYLYVLTVSDINATNPTLWNSWRASLLRQLYTETKRALRRGLENPVDREEQIRQTQRAALDILVRGGTDPDDVEQLWSQLGDDYFLRHTAGDVAWHTEAILQQPADGGPLVLIKETTQREFEGGTQIFIYAPDQHDFFAVTVAAMDQLNLNIHDARVITSTSQFTLDTYIVLDTDGDSIGDNPARVKQIRDGLTEALRNPDNYPTIIQRRVPRQLKHFAFAPQVTIHNDAQRQVTVLELSAPDRPGLLARIGTIFLEFDLSLQNAKIATLGERVEDVFFITDASNHPLSDPQLCSRLQDAIVEQLSVSPEPSIELSRISI
- the map gene encoding type I methionyl aminopeptidase — encoded protein: MTVTLKTPEDIAKMRIAGKLAADVLEMIAEYVKPGVTTEELDRICHDYIVNEQKAIPAPLNYKGFPKSICTSINHVVCHGIPNEKPLKDGDTLNIDVTVIKDGYHGDTSRMFHVGTVPVWAERLSQVTQECMYKAIELVKPGCRLGDIGEVIQKHAEKNGFSVVREFCGHGIGKVFHEEPQILHYGRAGTGMELKAGMTFTIEPMINQGRADTKVLGDGWTAITKDRKLSAQWEHTLLVTETGYEIFTLRSDDTIPRVSA
- the rpsB gene encoding 30S ribosomal protein S2; amino-acid sequence: MSQVNMRDMLKAGVHFGHQTRYWNPKMGKYIFGARNKIHIINLEKTLPMFNEALTFVERLAQGKNKILFVGTKRSAGKIVAEEAARCGSPYVDHRWLGGMLTNFKTIRASIKRLRDLEVQAEDGTFAKLTKKEALMRTRDLEKLDRSLGGIKDMGGLPDALFVIDVDHERIAITEANKLGIPVIGVVDTNSSPEGVDYIIPGNDDAIRAIQLYMGSMADAVIRGRNHVAGGTEQFVEEAPVAAAE
- the tsf gene encoding translation elongation factor Ts, whose amino-acid sequence is MAEITAALVKELRERTGEGMMDCKKALTKAGGDIEKAIDDMRASGAIKAAKKAGNVAAEGAIALKEDGKSAVLLEVNSQTDFLALQDDFKVFVAASVEKAFADKMTTVEPLIEAQEAARLVLVGKVGENVNIRRLTRVEGDVVGGYLHGNKIGVAVVLKGGDVELAKDIAMHVAATNPEFLLPSEVSAEAIEREKGVFLTLNADKIAGKPENIVENMVKGRISKFLAEASLVEQAFVKNPEIKVGELAKKAGAEIVSFTYFKVGEGIEKPVDNFAEEVAAQLAAAKQ
- the pyrH gene encoding UMP kinase, which translates into the protein MAQQGSGYQARYKRILLKLSGEALMGSEEFGIDPKVLDRMALEVGQLVGIGVQVGLVIGGGNLFRGAALSAAGMDRVTGDHMGMLATVMNALAMRDALERANISAIVMSAISMVGVTDHYDRRKAMRHLNSKEVVIFAAGTGNPFFTTDSAACLRAIEIDADVVLKATKVDGVYTADPFKDPHAEKFDHLTYDEVLDRKLGVMDLTAICLCRDHKMPLRVFNMNKPGALLNIVHGGAEGTLIEEGEQ